The Streptomyces rimosus genomic interval GCGGCGCTCCCGGAGGCGCTGCGGTCGCTGGCGGAGGCAGCACCGCACCGGGAGGCGGTCGGCGCCTGACCGTACGGTACGGCCTGCCTCCCCGGCCGGGGCCCGGACGGTACGGGGCGCCGCACACCGCGTGCGGCGCCCCGTACCGGTGGTTCCGCCGGCCGAATTGCCGGTGCCCGTACCGGCGGCTCCACCGGCCGATTTGCCGAACCGGCAAAGACCCTTGGGCACGGCGCGAATTCCCCTCGATGATCGCAGTGGCGACGCGCCGCACGGCGCCGGACGACCGGACGAGGAGACCGCCATGCCCCAGCCCACCGACACAGCCACCCCGCCCCACGACGGACACCGCGCGGCGCACCGGCTGGTGGACGTCCCCGGCGGACGCATCCACTTGGTCGAGCAGGGCACCGGACCGCTGGTGCTGCTGCTCCACGGCTTCCCCGAGACCTGGCGCTCCTGGCGGCACCAGCTGCCGGCCCTGGCCGCCGCGGGCTTTCGCGCGGTCGCCCTGGACGTCCGCGGATACGGGCGCTCCTCGAAGCCGGCCGAGGTCGCGGCGTACCGGATGACGGCACACGTCGCCGACAACGTCGCGGTCGTGCACGCCCTGGGCGAGGACACCGCGACCGTCGTCGGCCACGACTGGGGTGCCACCATCGCCGCCAACACCGCGCTGCTGCGGCCCGATGTCTTCACCGCCGTGGGACTGCTGGGCGTGCCGTACGCACCCCGCAACGGCGTCCGGCCGACCGACGCCTTCGGCATGGTCGGCGGCGACGAGGAGTTCTACGTCGGCTACTTCCAGCGGCCCGGCCGGGCGGAGGCGGAGATCGAGCCGGACGTCCGCGGCTGGCTGGCCGGCTTCTACGCCAGCCTGTCCGCCGACACCATGGCCCCCGACGGCAGCCCCAGCTGCTTCTTCGTGCCGTCCGGCCGGAAGATGGCCGACCGGTTCGTCCGCGACGCCCGCCCGGCCTGGCTCTCGGAAGCCGAACTCGACGCCCTGGCCGAGGAGTTCGAGCGTACGGGCCTTACCGGAGGGCTCAACCGCTACCGCAACGTCGACCGGGACTGGGAAGACCTCGCCCCCTGGGACGGCGCCCCCCTCACGCAGCCCTCCCTCTTCATCGGCGGCGAACACGACTCGTCCACCACCTGGATGGCCGACGCCATCGAAGCCTTCCCCGCCGCCCTCCCCGGTCTCTCCGCCGCGCACCTGCTCAAGGGCTGCGGGCACTGGGTCCAGCAGGAGCGGCCCGACGAGGTGAACCGCATCCTGACCGGCTGGCTCCGCTCGCTGACCTGACCGGCCCCAGGGCCTACTGGGCGCTCGCGGTCGGCCGGACGACGAGTTCGTTCACGTCGACCTCCGCGGGCTGCCCGACCGCGAAGGCGATGGCGGAGGCGACCGCGGCGGCCGGCATGGCCACCGCGCGGTAGTCCCGCATCGCCTGCCGGGCCAGCGGATCGCCGATGCCGTCGGCGAGTTCGGACTCGGTGACGCCGGGGGAGACGACGGTGACGCGGATGTCCCCGCCGGACTCCTGCCGCAGCCCTTCGGAGAGCGCGCGTACCGCGAACTTCGTGGCGCAGTAGACGGCGGCGGTGGGCGACACCTCGTACGCGCCGACCGACGCGATGTTCACGAAGTGCCCGCCGCCCTGCGCCCGCATCACGGGCAGGGCGGCGGCGATCCCGTGGAGCACACCGCGCACGTTCACATCGAGCATCCGGTCCCACTCCTCGGTGCGCAGCGCCTCCAGCGGCGACAGCGGCATCACACCGGCGTTGTTGACGAGGACGTCGATCCGCCCGTAGGCGGCACGCGCGGCGTCCACGAAGGCCCGTACGTCCGCGGCGTCGGTGACGTCCAGCCGCCGGTACGCCGCCGTGTGCCCGTCGGCGGTGAGCCGTTCGGCCAGCGCCGCCAGCCGCTCGGTGCGCCGTGCGCCGAGGAAGACGCGATGGCCGTCGGCGGCCAGCCGGCGCGCGGCCGCCTCGCCGATGCCGCTGCTCGCACCGGTGATCAGGACGACCTTGCCGGGGGTGGTGGCGTCCGTGGGCCCGTCGCCGTGCGTGCTCAGGGTGGAGTTCATGCCGTGCCTTTCAAGGGGTGTTCACGTGCTTGCCCTATGAGGCTGCGGCAGGGCGTACGGTCCAGCCAGGACGGACCGTGCCTGGGGGGCTCGTATCCGGGTGTCCCGCACCCCCTCTCCTCACTCGTAGCGCGCGACGAGTGCTGCGGCGTCCTCGGCATCGAGGCCGACCCCGAACTCCTCACTCAGCACGACGGGCAGTTCCTTCGCCGCCACCTGACGTCTGTCCGTCGAGAGATCCGGGAGATACGTGGTGAGTTGGGTGTGGTGCAGAACGAGCCGCCGGTCGGCTGCGGACTTCTGGACCAGCAGCGTGCCGTGGAAGGGCGACAGCGGGTGCGTGGAGGTGAAGTGGCTGGTCACGGTGAAGTCGATGGGGAAGCGCGGCTCGGTTCCGATGGCGTACAGGTCGAACCAGCCGTCCTGCCGCAGCCGCCGCAGCACCAGCGGGCCCTGCGTGCCCGGCGTCGGGCCCTCCTCGCGCGCCAGGGTGTACGTCCAGCCGCCCTGCCGCAAGATCTCGCCGTCCCGCAACCGCAGGGGAGCGCGGGGGCTTTCGGCGCCGAAGCCGACGTCGGTGAACCACTCCGCGCCGTCGAGTTCCACCCGCAGCGACGCGTGGGTGGCCGGGCGGGTGCGGGGCTCGTGCATGCGTACGCGCGAGGCGGTCGCCGTGAAGGTGAAGCCGATCGCTTCCAGCGCCGCGGCGTACAGAAGCGTGTGCTCGCAGCAGGTGCCGCCGCGCGGGCGCCGGACCATTTTCGCCTGGAGGGATTCCACGTCGAGCCGGACCGTCCGGCCCAGGACGACTTCCAGGTTCTCGAAGGGGAGCGCGGTGAGGTGCGCGGCGTGCAGCGCGGTCAGCACGTCCAGCGTCGGTGCGCGTTCGCCCGCGTACCCGATGCGTGCCAGATAGGCATCGAGGTCCAGCCGCTCCCCGCCCCACACGGAGCTCTCCGGGCTGCCCACGGTCCTCCTCGACGTTCGGTCCCGTACGAACCGTTCATCAGACCTCTTCCGGCCCCGCGTACAGCACCGCGTGGGGGTGGTGGCAGACCGGGCACGAGGTCCCTTCCAGTACCTGGGAGAACTTGTACCGGCTGAGCTTCCCGCAGGACCGGCACCGGGCGGTCCAGGGCGTGTGGCGCCCGGGGAAGGGCTCACAGGGAAGGAGGCCGGCCTGCCGCATCAGCGCCGCCGCTCTGTCCAGGGAGGTCGTGCGGCGCTGACCGGCCCGCGCCGCAGGTCTCGGCGACCGCTCCTCGTGGTGACCGGCCCGGCGCCACGCCTGCTCCCACGCCGGGAAGTCCTCCTCCGCGACTTCGCAGGCGATCAGGTAGGCGTAGAGCTGGTGGAGCGAGGAGAGCGTCTGCTTGCGTTCGCGGATGCGCCAGGCGGACATCCGCGAGAGCGGCGCGTACGTCCGGGCCAGCCGCTCCGCCCGCGCCTCCATCGTCCGCAGCGACGGGGCGCCGTCGTCCTCCCAGGCCCGCCGCAGGACCGCCGCCAGGTCCCCGGGAGTACGGACCAGGCTCAGCAGCGGCGCTTCCGTACGGCGGGTCCGCCCCGGCCGCCCGGCCTTGCGCCACAGGTCCTCCGCCGTGTCGAGGTCCATACCGCAGACCGCGGCGATGTCCCGGATCACCGGCCACGGCGGCCTGATCCGGCCGGCTTCCGCCCGCTGGACCGTCGTGAGCGACCGGCCGATCTTGTGCGCGAGTTCCGGCCGGGACAGGTCGCGCCGGGAACGGGCCCGGCGCAGCTCCAGCGCGAGCCGGCCCGCCCCGTGGTTCGGCGTCAGGACCGGCGCCATCGGGCGCCCCCGTCGGCGCGGCATCGCCGGGCATCACGCCGGGCCGCAGGACAGCAGGGCCCGCCCGGCGCCGCGCACCGTACGCCCCTGCCCGGCCTGGATCACGGTCACCGCGAGCAGGCCGGCGCTGGTGAGCACGGCCGTCACCTCGGGCAGCGGCAGGCCGCGCAGGGTCATGAGCACCGCCAGCGCGATGATCACGATGACGATGGCGGTCTCTCCCGGGCCGAAGCGGGACCGGACCGTGCCGCACGCGGCGACGGACTGCTGGACAGACATGAGCGACTCCCTGATTCCCCACCGGCGCGTCGCGCGGCCGGGTGTGTACGGCATACGTCGACTGGCTCCCACCAGATGCCGCGGCGGCGGTCCGCTCCGCCGTGCGCGGTGGACCAAATCGTGCCAGTGCACAGAGTGCTCCCGCGCCTGCTCCGCGTTGTTCGTTCACTCCCGTCCCGTCGGTACGGAAGTGGGCCCCCTGGCAAATTCCCCAGGCGTTGGCCATGGCCTCTGGCGGGTGTGACGAGCGGTCCGACGGCTGACCAGCCGCGACCCGCCGGCCACCAACCGGAACGTGCCGCTCCGCAGGGCGCCGGGCGCCCGTTCCTCCATTCTTGGCCCACTTCGGTTGACGGTGCTGCCGCCGGACCGCCCCCGGAGGGCGGCGTGTTCCCTTCCGGTGGCCGGAGCGAGCACCGGCAACCGGGCGGCGGCGGGGGCGTTCCGCTGCCTCGCCGCCCGTTACCCCGCGTCGTCCGAAAGAGCCGGATGTACGGGGCACTTCGCCTCCTGGACCGGCGCCCGCCGCTTCGGCGGTTGCTTGCGGGCCACCGCGACGACCTGCTTGCCGGGGATGAGGGTGGCGTGCCACATGCGCTGGGCCTCCGGCGCGGGGTCGGCGGGGGCCAGATGGACGTGCCGGAGCACCTCGCGAGTGATGATCTTCATCTCCAGCGTGGCGAGTTGGGCGCCGACGCAGTAACGGCGGCCGCCGCCGAACGGCAGGAACGACTTCTGCGCCGCCTTGGCGCCCTCACCGAGGAAGCGTTCCGGCCGGAACTCCCCGGCGTCCGGGTACACCGCACGGTCCTGGAGGATCAGCGAGAACATCGGGATGGCCACCCAGCCGGCCGGCACCTCGAACCCACCGACCCGCAACGGCTTGTCCAGCAGCCGCCCCATGCCGAAGATCACCGGACGGGACCGCAGCGCCTCCTTGACGACCGCGTCGAGGTAGGTGTCGTCCTCGCCCTGCTCCACCTCCTCCTGGAGCCGCGCGAGCACCCGCGGATTGCGCATCAGCCGCTCGAAGGTCCATGACAGGCCGGTCGCCGTGGTCTCCAGGCCGGCCTCCAGCAGGGTGAGCAGTTCGTCGCGGATCTCCTGGTCGCTGAGCGGGCGGCCCTGGTCGTCCCGGGCGCGGAGCAGCCGCCCCAGGACGTCGTCGGCGTCCGCGTCCTCCTCGGCCCGGCGCCGGGCGATCTCGGCGAACAGGATGTGGTCCACCGTCTCGACGGCCTGCGCGGCGCGGGTCGTCGGCAGGAACGGCAGGCGCATCGCCAGCGGAGACCGTTGCGCCCAGGCCCGCAGCCGGGCGGGCGTCAGGAACAGGGCGGCGGAGCCGGTGGCCTTGGACAGGTCGATGAGACCGGCCCGTAACCGGGCCCCCTGCTCGGTGTCCCGGACCCCGAAGACCAGCCGCAGGATGACCTCCAGGGTGATGGCCTGCATGTGCTCGCGCAGGGTGAACGGCCTGCCGAGCGGCCACGTCCCGATGTCCTTCGCGGCGATCTCGGCGATCAGCTCGGGATAGTTCGCGATGGACCTGCCGTGCAGGGTGGGGCTGAGCAGCTTGCGGTGGCGCCACCATTCCTCGCCGTCGTTGGTGAGCAGCGAGTGCTGTCCGACCCACGGCACGTACCCCGCGCGCAGCGCTCCGGCGCGGTTGCCGTCGCCGTCCATACGGTAGATCTCCGCGGCCAGCTCCGCGGTCGAGACCACGACCTGGGGCGGGAAGCCGAGCAATTTCATACGGAACACCGGACCGTAGCGCCGGCGCAACGTCTCGAAGTAGCGGACCGGATCGCGCATGTGGAGGGTCTGCAGGAAGGCAGGCTGACGCGATCCGGGGGGAAGGCGAAGCATATTTCTCTCCATACTCCAGCGTCTGTCGAGTTGTGAACCTTCGGTCAGGCTGCGGTTCGCCAGGGATTCGCCGATGGTCGGGGAGAACAATCAGCCGGAAGCAGGAGGGACGGGCCCGGCAGGGACAGTAGATGCCCGCCGCCCGGCCGCCGCTGAGCAATTCAACGGTCGCTAGGGAAAACCTTAGTTGCGCGGGCAGTCCGGCGGAGGCCGTCCGGGGCGCTGCTACGCTCGGCGAAATATTCACCGAATTGCCGCTCGGACGTGAATGACCGTTCGGGCAAAGCGGTGTCCGCACTGCCACGCGGAGCGTGGTTCAGGCCATGGCGTATCGGAAAGCTTGGGGTTTCATGCGAGCCATCATCGCCGAAAGTCCGCCAGGTGAGGTCGCGCGCGCAGCGGGCGGCAAAGGGGCAAATCTTTTTGCCCTTTCGGGCAACGGGATCGACGTACCGCGATGGGCGGTGGTGGGTCTCGACGTCTTCCAGGAGTGCATCGCCGCGCTCGATGAGTCGGGGCGGATCGGGAAGCTGCTCGACGAGGTCACCCCGGACTCGGCGGAACGCGTCTCCGGGCAGCTGGCCGGCCTCGTCGAGGCCGCGGAGCTGTCCGGGCGGGCGGCGTCGGTCATCGCGGACGCCTACACGCGGGCGGGAGGCGGCCGGGTCGCGGTCCGCTCCTCCGGCGCCGAGGAGGACGGCGCGCGGCTCTCCTTCGCCGGGCAGTTCGCCACCTCCCTGAACGTCACCGGGCTCGCCGAGGTCGAGGCGCACGTCAAGAAGTGCTGGGCGTCGGCCTTCTCCGAACGATTACTGCTCTACCGGCTGCACCACGGGCTGCCGCTGCACGGCGCCGGACTCGCCGTCGTCGTACAGGAGATGGTGGCCGCCGAGCGCAGCGGCGTGCTGTTCACCGCCGACCCGGTGAGCGGCGACCGGCGCCGCTACGTGGTCAGTTCGGTCTACGGGCTGGGCGAGGGCCTGGTCTCGGGGGCGGTCGACGCCGACACCGTGACGCTCGACGCCGCCACCGGCGAGGTGGCCGAAACCGTGCTGGGCGACAAGCGGGAGCGCTACCACGCGCCCGCGTCGGGCGCCGGGTGCCAGATCAGCGAAGTGCCGCCGGCCGAGCGGGAGAAGCTGTCGCTGACACCGAAGGAACTGGCGCGCCTGCACGAGGCCGGGAGGCGCGTCCAAGCGGTCTTCGGCACCCCGCAGGACATCGAGTGGGCGTTCGCGGGCGATGTCCTGTGGATTCTCCAGGCCCGCCCCATCACCGCGCTGCCGGAGTACGCCGCACCGCCTGACGGCGCGGCGGAACCCGCCGACGGCGAAATCCGGATCTGGGACAACGCCAACATCGTCGAAAGCTTCTCCGGCATCGTCTCGCCGTTGACCTTCAGTTTCGCGGCCCATGTTTACGGCAAGGTCTACGAGAACTATGCGCGGGCCCTTCGCGTGCCCCGGGCCGGGCTGCGCGAGATCGAGGAATGGGCCCCGCAGATGCTCGGCTATTTCCACGGCCGGGTGTACTACAACTTGTTCAACTGGTACCGGATGGTGCGCATCGCGCCCCTGTACAAGCTCAACAGAAAAGTCCTGGAAATCGCCATCGGCGTCGAGGAGGGACTCGACGACGAAACGGCGGAGGCGATCCGTCCGTACACCGTCTCGGCGTCCCCGCGCGACCGGCTGGCCCGCGCCCGTACGGTGGCGGCCTTCGTCCACCGGTTCCTCACCATGAACCGCTCGGTCGAGCGTTTCATGGCGTACTTCTACGCGGCGTACCGGGAATTCGACAACGTCGACTACGACGCGCTGGACGGCCAGGACGTCTACCGGCGTTTTCGCGCCCTGGAAAAGGACCTGCTGGAGAAGTGGGGTCCGATGCAGACCCTGGACGCGGCGATCCTGTGGTCCATCGGCGGGCTCGCCCTGCTCAACCGGCGCTGGCTGCCCGATGCCCCCGAATGGCTCACCTGGAGCGCCGCGAGCCCGGGCCCGCGCGTGGAGTCCATCGAACCCGCCCGCGCGCTGGCGCGCCTCGCGGTCACCGTCCGCGCGGATGCCGCGCTGGAGCGCCTCATCCGGGAGACCCCGGCCGAGGACACCTTCGCGGCCCTGCGCGGGAACGGCCACACCGAATTCCTCGCGGCGGTGGATGCGTACATCGCCGCGTACGGCTACCGCAGCCTCGACGAACTCAAGCTCGAAGTCCCCGACCTGCGGGAAGACCCCTCGGCTCTGTTCGCCCTGGTACGCACCGCGCTGTCCGAGGTCGACGCCGATCCCGGCCGGAAGGCCGACGCCTACCTCGACGCCCACCTGCGCGGGCCGCGCCGGCTGGTCTACGACGTCGTCCGCCGCAAGGCACAGAGCTCCCTGTACAACCGGGAGCGGCTGCGGTTCTGCCGTACCCGCGCGTTCGGCTCGGCGAAGCGGATGCTGCGGGCCATGGGGCGCGACCTCGCCCGGACGCGGGCGATCGAGCACTGGAACGACGTCTTCTTCCTGCGCCTGGAGGAGCTGCGCGGCGTCTACGAGGGCACGACCGGAAACACCGGCCTGCGCGGCCTGGTGGAGCTGCGCAAGCGCCAGCAGGCGCAGGACGGGCAGCTGTCCGCACCGTCCCGCTTCGTCACGCGCGGTGCGCCCTACCGGCGGGGCAACCTGGAGCAGGCCGGCTTCACGACGGGCCCGGCGGCACGTACGGGCGTCCAGGAGCTGCGCGGCACCCCGTGCTGCCCCGGTGTGGTGGAGGCCCCCGCCGTGGTCACGGACACCCCCGTGGACGTGAACGGCGGCGTGCTGGTGACCTACCGCACCGACCCGGGCTGGGTCGCCGCCCTGCCGTCCGCCTCGGCGCTCGTCATCGAGCGGGGCAGCCCGCTGACGCATGTGGCGATCGTCGCCCGGGAGCTGGGCATTCCGACGGTCGTCCAGGTCAAGGGCCTGATGGCGGAGCTGGAGACCGGCATGCGCCTGCGGGTGGACGGAGCGACGGGGTCGGTACGGATTCTGGCCGACGCCCCGGACGCGGCGGGCGGCGCGGCCGGACCCGAGGCCGCGAAGGACCCGGCGGGTGCGTAGCGCGCCGGCCGTCCGGCCCCCGCGGCACCGCCCCATCCCGCAAGCCACGACCAGGAGGCCCGTGTGATCCTCAGCGAGGAATACCTGCAGAACCTGTTGGACAAGACGCTGCCGCAGATCCGCGCCACGGACGGCTGCGCCGTGGTGCTGGAAGGATCGATCGCCGAGGGCTTCGGCAACTCCTCGTCCGACATCGACTTCCTCCTGATCGCCGACGGTGACGCCGACCTGCCGACCATGCCGTCGCTGCTGTTCGTGGATGGGCGGCGGGTCGAGGTCCGCACCCGTTCCGTACGCCAGATCGCGGAGCAGTTCGCCGCGGTCACGGCCGCCGCCGCCAACGGTCCGGGCGCGGAGGACCTGCTGAACCGCTGCCAGCGGCTGCTGCGCAGCTTCCCGCTGCGCGAACCGGAGTTGGTGGCGAAGGTCAAGGACCTGATGTCCTTCGACGACTTCCGGACCACCGTGGGCGAGTGGTGGGCGCGCGCCGCCCGCCAGTCGATCCGGTACGCGCTCGCCCTGCGGCAGCTCGGCCAGGAGCAGGAGGCCGCGGCCTGGACCGAGGCCGGGCTGCTCCAGGCCGTGAAGTCCTGGGCCGCGGGCCGGGGAGAAACCTATCTGGAGCCCAAGTGGCTGCCCGAGCAGCTGGGCCGGATCGGCGACCACCCGCCGGCCGCCCGGTACCTGACGCTCGCCTCACCGTCCGCCTCCGGCCTCGGCGCCGACGCGTACGTCACCGAAGGCGTCCGGCTCGCGGCGGATCTCGGTGTCACGGGCGCCACCCCCGAAGCCGGACGGATCACCGTGGCCGGGGCCGGGGTCACCACCTGGCAGACCGGTGAGCGCGTGCACGTCGTACGCGGCCGGCAGGACGTGTTCGTCCTCGGGGACCGGGCGGCACGGGCCTGGCGCTCCCTCGTCTTCGGCCGGACCCTGGAACAGACGCTGGCCGCCGCGGACGCGGCCGGTGCGCCGCAGGCGGGCCCGCTGATCGCCGAATTCCTGCGGTACGGACTGGTGCGGGTGGCCTGGCAGGGAGACGGGCCGATCGTGCCCGGCCTGCCGCTGGCCGCCCCCGCGGGCGATGTCACACCGCCGCCGAGCACCGCACGGCCCATCATCGCCGTGGGCGGCGCGACGGCCGGCGGCGCGGAGGCGATCGACCTCCTGCCGGTGCCCGCCCGCCGGTTCAGCGCCGCCGCGATGACCCTGGTGTGGTCCAACGTCCTGGTGGAGAACGCCCGCGAGGACCTCGTCGGCGCCCTCGACCGCGGCCAGTGGAGCGTCGCGCAGCTCAGCGCCCTGCGGATGCTGCGGTTC includes:
- a CDS encoding alpha/beta fold hydrolase is translated as MPQPTDTATPPHDGHRAAHRLVDVPGGRIHLVEQGTGPLVLLLHGFPETWRSWRHQLPALAAAGFRAVALDVRGYGRSSKPAEVAAYRMTAHVADNVAVVHALGEDTATVVGHDWGATIAANTALLRPDVFTAVGLLGVPYAPRNGVRPTDAFGMVGGDEEFYVGYFQRPGRAEAEIEPDVRGWLAGFYASLSADTMAPDGSPSCFFVPSGRKMADRFVRDARPAWLSEAELDALAEEFERTGLTGGLNRYRNVDRDWEDLAPWDGAPLTQPSLFIGGEHDSSTTWMADAIEAFPAALPGLSAAHLLKGCGHWVQQERPDEVNRILTGWLRSLT
- a CDS encoding SDR family oxidoreductase, with product MNSTLSTHGDGPTDATTPGKVVLITGASSGIGEAAARRLAADGHRVFLGARRTERLAALAERLTADGHTAAYRRLDVTDAADVRAFVDAARAAYGRIDVLVNNAGVMPLSPLEALRTEEWDRMLDVNVRGVLHGIAAALPVMRAQGGGHFVNIASVGAYEVSPTAAVYCATKFAVRALSEGLRQESGGDIRVTVVSPGVTESELADGIGDPLARQAMRDYRAVAMPAAAVASAIAFAVGQPAEVDVNELVVRPTASAQ
- a CDS encoding arylamine N-acetyltransferase family protein; its protein translation is MGSPESSVWGGERLDLDAYLARIGYAGERAPTLDVLTALHAAHLTALPFENLEVVLGRTVRLDVESLQAKMVRRPRGGTCCEHTLLYAAALEAIGFTFTATASRVRMHEPRTRPATHASLRVELDGAEWFTDVGFGAESPRAPLRLRDGEILRQGGWTYTLAREEGPTPGTQGPLVLRRLRQDGWFDLYAIGTEPRFPIDFTVTSHFTSTHPLSPFHGTLLVQKSAADRRLVLHHTQLTTYLPDLSTDRRQVAAKELPVVLSEEFGVGLDAEDAAALVARYE
- a CDS encoding helix-turn-helix domain-containing protein, with translation MAPVLTPNHGAGRLALELRRARSRRDLSRPELAHKIGRSLTTVQRAEAGRIRPPWPVIRDIAAVCGMDLDTAEDLWRKAGRPGRTRRTEAPLLSLVRTPGDLAAVLRRAWEDDGAPSLRTMEARAERLARTYAPLSRMSAWRIRERKQTLSSLHQLYAYLIACEVAEEDFPAWEQAWRRAGHHEERSPRPAARAGQRRTTSLDRAAALMRQAGLLPCEPFPGRHTPWTARCRSCGKLSRYKFSQVLEGTSCPVCHHPHAVLYAGPEEV
- a CDS encoding cytochrome P450; translation: MERNMLRLPPGSRQPAFLQTLHMRDPVRYFETLRRRYGPVFRMKLLGFPPQVVVSTAELAAEIYRMDGDGNRAGALRAGYVPWVGQHSLLTNDGEEWWRHRKLLSPTLHGRSIANYPELIAEIAAKDIGTWPLGRPFTLREHMQAITLEVILRLVFGVRDTEQGARLRAGLIDLSKATGSAALFLTPARLRAWAQRSPLAMRLPFLPTTRAAQAVETVDHILFAEIARRRAEEDADADDVLGRLLRARDDQGRPLSDQEIRDELLTLLEAGLETTATGLSWTFERLMRNPRVLARLQEEVEQGEDDTYLDAVVKEALRSRPVIFGMGRLLDKPLRVGGFEVPAGWVAIPMFSLILQDRAVYPDAGEFRPERFLGEGAKAAQKSFLPFGGGRRYCVGAQLATLEMKIITREVLRHVHLAPADPAPEAQRMWHATLIPGKQVVAVARKQPPKRRAPVQEAKCPVHPALSDDAG
- a CDS encoding phosphoenolpyruvate synthase gives rise to the protein MRAIIAESPPGEVARAAGGKGANLFALSGNGIDVPRWAVVGLDVFQECIAALDESGRIGKLLDEVTPDSAERVSGQLAGLVEAAELSGRAASVIADAYTRAGGGRVAVRSSGAEEDGARLSFAGQFATSLNVTGLAEVEAHVKKCWASAFSERLLLYRLHHGLPLHGAGLAVVVQEMVAAERSGVLFTADPVSGDRRRYVVSSVYGLGEGLVSGAVDADTVTLDAATGEVAETVLGDKRERYHAPASGAGCQISEVPPAEREKLSLTPKELARLHEAGRRVQAVFGTPQDIEWAFAGDVLWILQARPITALPEYAAPPDGAAEPADGEIRIWDNANIVESFSGIVSPLTFSFAAHVYGKVYENYARALRVPRAGLREIEEWAPQMLGYFHGRVYYNLFNWYRMVRIAPLYKLNRKVLEIAIGVEEGLDDETAEAIRPYTVSASPRDRLARARTVAAFVHRFLTMNRSVERFMAYFYAAYREFDNVDYDALDGQDVYRRFRALEKDLLEKWGPMQTLDAAILWSIGGLALLNRRWLPDAPEWLTWSAASPGPRVESIEPARALARLAVTVRADAALERLIRETPAEDTFAALRGNGHTEFLAAVDAYIAAYGYRSLDELKLEVPDLREDPSALFALVRTALSEVDADPGRKADAYLDAHLRGPRRLVYDVVRRKAQSSLYNRERLRFCRTRAFGSAKRMLRAMGRDLARTRAIEHWNDVFFLRLEELRGVYEGTTGNTGLRGLVELRKRQQAQDGQLSAPSRFVTRGAPYRRGNLEQAGFTTGPAARTGVQELRGTPCCPGVVEAPAVVTDTPVDVNGGVLVTYRTDPGWVAALPSASALVIERGSPLTHVAIVARELGIPTVVQVKGLMAELETGMRLRVDGATGSVRILADAPDAAGGAAGPEAAKDPAGA